The following proteins come from a genomic window of Flavobacterium crocinum:
- a CDS encoding zinc-dependent metalloprotease — protein sequence MKKLFIVLIMLSFGQHDFAQTPEKKADSTSTQPKGMQAYNKVITDKAKNKAGLFTVSQVDTKYYFQIPDSLFNRYMLVVTRFLSTPEGMGVFGGEKANEQTIYFEKGANNTVYLRSLQYRQDVRSADSMLAKALAGSNENPIVAAFPIKTTNPDTKEVVIDVTDVFKKDNPMFAIDSKEKTEKKLTSLADDKSFIENIDTYPINIEVKTTKTYTSSTASSGNITLRLNTSIVLLPKTPMRKRFFDERVGYFANKYVLFDDDEQRAQTKYIIQRYRLEPKDKDIKKYLNGELVEPKKQIVYYIDPATPKKWRPYLIAGINDWQKAFEAAGFKNAIVGKEWPENDPTMSLEDARYSVVRYYASETPNAYGPRISDPRSGEIIESHVGWYHNVMKLVQRWYMIQAGPLDARARKMHLDDELMGQLIRFVSSHEIGHTIGLRHNMGASSTTPVEKLRDKKWVEANGHTVSIMDYARFNYVAQPEDNISPKGIYPRIGIYDKWAVKWGYGYYSKAKDEFEEEKILAKLTTDSLTANPKLWFGGEGKDEDPRSQKEDIGDDSVLASDYGIKNLKRVVPNLIEWTYQPNDAYNNLEDMHKAVVSQYSRYLYHVLKNIGSNYITKRTVDEKGTVYQPVPKAKVKAAIDYVGRQLFVAPLWMYPQEIDQLVGLKTSEQISDQQNQVLNMLLSSGMLYNISQKAIQFEGAYTVPEFLNDLQQTVWVKFSGDEKQDFYRRSLQRGYIEKMGMLLLPKETEPGKALNAAQRSDVRLYGKQHLVKVRAEVVKLMSTSTGINKDHFEAILIEIDKINTKLNSTTTI from the coding sequence ATGAAGAAATTATTTATAGTGCTAATCATGCTGTCTTTCGGACAGCATGATTTTGCTCAAACTCCAGAGAAAAAAGCCGACAGCACCAGCACGCAGCCAAAAGGCATGCAGGCTTATAACAAAGTTATCACAGATAAAGCCAAGAATAAAGCAGGTCTTTTTACGGTAAGTCAGGTAGATACCAAATATTATTTTCAAATTCCGGATAGCTTATTCAACAGGTATATGCTTGTGGTAACCCGATTTCTTTCTACTCCGGAAGGAATGGGCGTTTTTGGTGGAGAAAAAGCCAACGAACAGACTATTTATTTTGAAAAAGGAGCCAACAACACGGTTTATTTAAGATCACTGCAATACAGACAAGATGTTCGTTCTGCCGATTCAATGCTGGCAAAAGCATTGGCAGGAAGTAACGAAAATCCGATTGTAGCCGCTTTTCCGATTAAAACAACGAATCCTGATACAAAAGAAGTCGTAATCGATGTAACGGATGTTTTTAAGAAAGACAATCCAATGTTTGCTATTGACAGTAAAGAGAAAACAGAGAAAAAATTAACTTCTCTTGCAGACGACAAATCTTTTATTGAAAATATAGATACTTATCCAATCAATATTGAGGTAAAAACAACAAAAACTTATACCAGTTCTACAGCAAGCAGCGGCAATATAACATTACGTTTGAATACTTCAATTGTACTGCTTCCAAAAACGCCTATGCGTAAACGTTTTTTTGATGAAAGAGTGGGGTATTTTGCTAACAAATATGTTCTGTTTGATGATGATGAACAACGTGCTCAAACAAAATATATTATTCAGCGCTATCGTCTGGAGCCTAAAGATAAAGACATCAAAAAATACCTAAACGGCGAATTGGTTGAACCTAAAAAACAAATCGTTTATTATATCGATCCGGCAACACCAAAAAAATGGAGACCTTACTTAATTGCCGGAATCAACGATTGGCAGAAAGCTTTTGAAGCAGCAGGTTTTAAAAATGCTATTGTAGGGAAAGAATGGCCGGAAAATGATCCGACGATGAGTCTGGAAGATGCACGCTATTCGGTAGTACGTTATTATGCTTCTGAAACACCAAATGCTTACGGACCAAGAATTAGTGATCCAAGAAGTGGTGAAATTATTGAAAGTCACGTAGGCTGGTATCATAATGTGATGAAATTAGTGCAAAGATGGTATATGATTCAGGCCGGACCATTAGACGCAAGAGCCCGAAAAATGCATTTGGATGATGAATTAATGGGACAATTAATTCGTTTCGTTTCTTCTCACGAAATTGGTCATACAATTGGTCTTCGCCATAATATGGGGGCAAGCAGTACAACTCCGGTAGAAAAATTAAGAGATAAAAAATGGGTTGAAGCCAATGGACATACGGTTTCGATTATGGATTATGCCCGATTCAATTATGTAGCACAACCGGAAGATAATATCAGTCCAAAAGGAATTTATCCACGAATTGGAATCTACGATAAATGGGCCGTAAAATGGGGTTATGGTTATTATTCAAAAGCTAAAGATGAGTTTGAAGAAGAAAAAATTCTTGCCAAACTAACCACAGATAGTTTGACGGCTAATCCAAAATTATGGTTTGGTGGAGAAGGAAAAGACGAAGATCCAAGAAGTCAAAAAGAAGATATTGGCGACGATTCTGTTTTGGCAAGTGATTATGGAATTAAAAACCTAAAACGTGTAGTTCCAAATCTTATTGAATGGACATATCAGCCAAATGATGCTTATAATAATTTAGAAGATATGCATAAAGCGGTGGTATCGCAATATAGCCGCTATTTATATCACGTGCTAAAAAATATTGGAAGTAATTACATTACTAAACGTACTGTTGATGAAAAAGGAACAGTTTATCAACCGGTTCCAAAAGCAAAAGTAAAAGCAGCGATTGATTATGTAGGAAGACAATTGTTTGTAGCACCGCTTTGGATGTATCCTCAGGAAATCGATCAGCTTGTTGGTTTGAAAACTTCAGAGCAAATTTCAGATCAGCAGAATCAGGTGTTGAATATGTTGTTGAGTTCAGGAATGCTTTATAACATCAGTCAAAAAGCAATTCAGTTTGAAGGCGCTTATACGGTTCCGGAATTCTTAAACGATTTGCAGCAGACGGTTTGGGTAAAATTTAGCGGTGACGAAAAACAGGATTTTTACAGAAGAAGTTTACAGCGTGGTTACATTGAAAAAATGGGAATGTTGTTATTACCAAAAGAGACAGAACCTGGAAAAGCATTAAATGCTGCACAGAGAAGTGATGTGAGATTATACGGTAAACAACATTTGGTTAAAGTAAGAGCAGAGGTTGTCAAATTAATGAGTACTTCAACAGGAATAAACAAAGATCATTTCGAAGCAATTTTAATCGAAATTGACAAAATAAATACAAAATTAAATTCAACTACAACGATATGA